In the genome of Phocoena sinus isolate mPhoSin1 chromosome 15, mPhoSin1.pri, whole genome shotgun sequence, the window tacaggtttatttctggatcctcagttctgttccattgacctagaTGCCTGTCCTCACGCCCACACttctgtcttcattactgtaactttgtgctgggttttgaaattgggaagtgtgggtcctccaattttattctttttcaacattattttggcttttctgggtcttcgcgtttccatgtgaattttagggtCATCTGGTCAATTTCCACAAAAAAGCCAACCAGGATTGTGGGGGGACTGTGTCCAAGCTGTAGACGAGTTTGGGGAGTGTTGCCAAGTCATCATAtcagatttatttcatttttcctaacAGCTTCTTAGCTGCTTTCGGTCGCATCATCTGAAAGGACTGTTATTACGATAGCACGATGTGTTGCTTTTGAAAGTTATGGTTACGCGTTGACGGATACTGGGGTGTTTTCTGGTTTTCTGACGCAGAGAATGACAACAGTAGTTAGCACTTTCCCCTGTTCCCGCGCTGTAGGGTGGGAGGCCAAGGCTGAGGGAAGTAGGGCACGTGTCCCggagcccagggctggggtgtgggCCTGAGCGGTGTGCTGGATACAGCCATGCACATCCTGGGGCTGCAAGTCCCAGAGAGGAGTTACTGAGGCTCCAGTGCTGACGTTCGGGTCTGTGAAGCGGCTGCCGCCATGGCCTGGACCCGTTCCCGTCCAGGACCTCCTGGCCCGAGGCTGAGCCATCGACACCTTGCGTCCCAGGTACCAGCCTCCGAACCTCGCCATCTCCACCCTCTACTGGAAGGCGTGGCCCCTACTGCTGGTCATCGCCGCGTTCAACCCAGAGAACATCGGTGAGCCCCCTCTGGCCAGCCGTGGTCCCCTGGGCCGGTGTTGACCTTTCCCTCTTCTGGGCGTCCTGCATGTCGGGACCTGGAGCAGAGCCTGGCTGGGCACTGGAGGATGGGCGTGGGAGGGGGTGGGTCTTCGGCCGGGAGTCCCAGCTACCACCTGCTGTCGCCTTGCTCCCTAGGCCTGGCCGCCTGGGAGGAGTACCCCACACTGAAGATGCTCATGGAGATGGTGATGACCAAGTAAGTGGCTTGCCGCTCTGGGACCGGGAGGGCGGGCCCACCGGTGCTACGCTGGGAGCGGGGCGCGCTGGGCCTCCCGCTGCTCTGCGGTCTCCCTACTCTGCGCGGCTGCCCCCTCGCTGGACTGGGGGCAGTGGGATCAAGCGACGCCATGTGCTGTGGGGCCCTGGGCCCTCCTGGGCGGCACGCGTGTGTGTGCTGTGCTCCTGCAGCGGGGATGGGTGCAGCCTGCCGGCGCACTCGGGGGCAGCGAGGGTCGCCGCGGGACGCTGGCTGAGGTGGAGCGGAGCCTGAGGCCGTGGCGTGTGGGAACCGTGGGGTCTGGGTGCGGCCCGAGGCTGCACCTGTCCGGGCCGTCCTGTGGCTGTCTCAGGAAGCTAGGTTAGATTTTGAACACGTGACAGGAGTCCAGCTGTTTGTGCCCCCAGAAAGCCACGTGTGTCTTTGAAGCCGTGAGTCAGCCTGGGGTGCCCTGTGTGCCCTGGGCCACCTGGCCTGTTGGAAAGGGTCCAGGGGTCCCATGTGGCCATCCCGGGCAGACGCCGCTCGGGTCCAGGATCCTGACACGTTGGCTGATTTTGGAGGCACCAGCACTCAGCTGTGTGGGAAGAGAGGGTGGCCGGCTGTGGGCTCTGAGGGCTGCCCGCCTCCCTCATGGGGGTCTGACTGTGACCATGTTGCCGAcgcttccccccctcccccccgggTCCCTTCCACAGCCTGACGGCTCGAGCTGGGCCTGGGCGAGGGACGCCGCCCTAAGTTCTGACCCCCGACCCTGAGCGCCGCCTGGTGGCAGCCAGCCTCTGGTGGCCCAGCGACAGGTTCCTCCTGCTTGGTCCCCAGCAATTACTCGTACCCACCGTGCACCCTGACGGACGAGGAGACCCGGACTGAGATGGTCACCCGAGAGCTGCAGGTCTCGCAGCGAGAGAAGCAGGAGATCCTGGCGTTCGAGGGGCACCTGGCCGCTGCGTCCACCAAGCAGACCATCACTGAGAGCAGCAGCCTGCTGCTGTCCCAGCTCACCAGCCTTGAGCCCCAGTATGCGCGGCGCGGAGCTCGGGCCGGGCCCGGGCTGGCAGGGGCGGGCGGGGGTGCCGCGTCCTGGCCGCTGTCCTGGTCCTCCGCGCGGCTGGGCGATGGTGGAGCCGAGAGCCCCCCGTGGCTGGGCCAGGAGGGGAGGGACCGCGGGCCTCGGGGAAGACGGGCAGCTGCCCACAGGTGGGAGGCAGGCGGCCCCGCCCTCACCCGGCACTGTCGACTGGGGAGCAGTGCGCTTGCGGCTTCGACACGCTTGGGTCATGTGGAACTTTCAGAGGGCCGCCCCGGAGGCCTCCCCCTCACGTCCTGGATCAGGTGAAAGGCCTCAACCAGTCCCTCCGCCTCGGGCACCTGCTGTGTCGGAGCCGGAACCCGGACTTCCTCCTCAACATCATCCAGAGGCAGGTGAGTCCCGCTGTGGTCTGGGAGAGGAGGCTGGCtgcaggcgggcgggcggggaACCTTCTAGGGGCGTCAGTGCGCTGCGGCGTTAGCTGAGACCGTGGCCAGAAGAGGGCACACCCGGAGACAGGGCTGCATGGCGACGGGCTCCCGGGCACACACAGGGCCGCCTCGGGAGTCCTCGCTGGGGGCGGGCAGGTGGGTCGGGGGGCCGCGGCAGGCTTAGCCGGAAGAAGCCGTGCGGCTGCCGCCCCGCCCAGGCTTCCTCCCAGTCCATGCCCTGGCTGGCCGACCTGGTGCAGTCCAGCGAGGGCTCCCTGGACGTGCTGCCCGTGCAGTGCCTGTGCGAGTTCCTGCTGCACGACGCTGCCGACGAGCCCGCCtccggggaggaggaggaggagggcgagagcagagagcagaaggCCAAGAAGCGGCAGGTGGgcgcccagccccgccccagccccgcccccgccccccccccccccccccggccctgGAGACCCACCCTGAGGGGCCCCTGTCCCTGCAGAGGCAGCAGAAGCAGCGGCAACTGCTGGGCCGCCTGCAGGACCTGCTGCTGGGCCCCAGGGCCGACGAGCAGACCACGTGTGAGGTGCTGGACTACTTCCTGCGGCGCCTCGGCTCCTCCCAGGTGGCTTCCCGGGTGCTGGCCACGAAGGTGAGGCGGCCGGTCTGACCCGCTCCTCCCCGCGCACCCCTGCTCTCCCCGTTTTTGTTAAGATGGGAATTTTTGCTCACCCAGACTTGTATTCTGGCTGACTCCTGGGCACAGAAAGGCTGCAGTCATGAGCTTCGCAGGGCTCAGAGACCTTTTTCCCCGTGTGGGCCCCCTCCCTGGGTGGTACTGGGAAGCGTCCCGAGAGCAGCTCAGTGGCCGCCTGCCGTGCTTCCCGAGGCGCTGGCGACGGTTTTCCAGGGGAGCCGGCCCGTGCCCCTTCCGCCCCAGGTGAGGTCGCTCCCGGCGCACCACGCCTCTGCCGGGTAGCGGCCCTCGCGCGTGGCTCTGAGGGAGTGGTGGCCCCGAGAACGGCGCGTGTCTGCTTGCAGGGCCTGTCCCTGGTGCTCTCGGAGGGCAGCCTGCGTGACGGGGAGGAGAAGGAGCCCCCCACGGAGGAGGACTCGGGCGACACGGACGCGCTGCAGGGCTACCAATGGCTGCTGCGAGACCTGCCCAGGCTGCCTCTGTTCGACAGCGTCAGGACCACCACCGCCCTGGCGCTGCAGCAGGTGAGGGGCcgcggggcgggcggcgggcTGCACTGCCGGGCATGCGCTCACacgccctccctcccccccactccccaggcCATCCACATGGAGACGGACCCGCAGACCATCAGTGCCTACCTGGTCTACCTGTCCCAGCACACGCCCGTGGAGGAGCAGAGCCAGCACAGCGACCTGGCCCTGGTgaggggggcagggctgggggacacCGACCAGACCAGTCAGGATGCAGGGCCAGCAGGGCCACACCTCGGCTGTGGGCTCTGAGCGCCCAGCTGCCTTGCCGGTGACCCTCTGTCCGGAGCAGGGGTCGAGGGCAGGAGCCCCCAGTGCCCTTGTGATCATCCAGGCCTGGTCGCCTCTGTGGCTCTGGGCTGGGGGAGGCGTGGCTTGGCCAACCCAGGAGGCCAAGGGGCAGGAGGCCAGCCCAGGAGTCTGCGGCTGGGGCCTGCATCCCGCTCCCTGCTGGGGAGGCCCTGTGAGCTGAGCACATGCCCGTTTTCTACTTCGTCTTCCTCTCTTCCGGCCGTCTTTCTTCTGACCTTGCTCCCCTGTTAGCGTGTCAGCTGACAGTGATGGAGGCCCTGGGTCTTTGTAGAATGAGTGAGTGGACGGAGTGAGGGAACGGGCTGAAGACAGAGGTCGGTGGGCGGGGGGATTCTGTCCAAGCCTGGGTTCCTCGTCGAGGGGCTGGACGGTAATAAAAGTCTGGGGCTGGAGGCCTCGCCCTTCTGAGTCTGGTCCAGGGGCCAGCCTGCCCCGCGTCACTGCTGTAGGTTTCAAGTAAACGTGGTGTCCGGCTGTTTGCAGACGGCCTTTCCCTTTGGGTCTTGAGAAGCGTGTGTTACTGTCGCTCGAGGGCAGATGGCGCCGTGCCCCATGCCTCGCGCTCCTCTCCGAGCGAGCGGGGCCGGCCCTCTCCAGGGAGCCTGTCACTTCTTGCTGCCCCTCCCGCCCGCTTGGCACTTGACAGCCCTGCGCGGCTGCGGGGCTCTCCCTGCGCGTGGGCCCTTCCGTCCGTCATCGGCCTGCTGCCCGGTGGCGGGGGGTGGTTGTACAGAGCGGACGTGGCATTGGGGCGGCCTTCCGAGGGGATGGGGCTGTTGGCCAGGCGCGGCTGGAGGGGGCCCCACGCCCTCTGATGCCGCGCTCCCCCAGGACGTGGCCCGGCTCATCGTGGAGCGCTCCACCATCATGTCCCACCTGTTCTCCAAGCGCTCCTGCGGCGCCAGGTCGGACGCCGTGCTGGCCGCCCTGCTCTCCATCTTCTCCCGCCACGTGCAGCGCATGCGCAAGAGCAAGGAGGGCGAGGAGGTCTACAGCTGGGTAAGGCGGGCGGGCGCCCCGGGCCCGGCCCCGTGGCCCTCGCCTCGGCCCGCTCAccgcctcctctccctccagtcGGAGTCGCAAGACCAGGTCTTCCTGCGCTGGACTAGTGGGGAGACGGCCACCATGCACATCCTGGTGGTCCACGCCATGGTCATCCTCCTGACGCTGGGGCCGCCCCGCGGTGAGCAGCCCGCGGGCGGTGGGGCCTGGGTCTCCCGTGGCGGTGGACCCCCTTCCCTGCCCGTCCTGGGGGCGCACGCGAGAGCCTCCACGTGGCGGGACCCCGTGCACTGCCGACCCTTCCGATCCACAGGCTGGGGTGTCCAGACTCCTTGCCTCCTCAGCCCACACGCTGTCCTGTCGTGAGGTGCACGCGGGTATTGCTGGGCACCTCTGTGCCTGCTCCTCTTTGCACTGTGGTTTCCGGAGGTGGAGGTGTCCACACCGGGCTCTCCAGCCGAGGGGACGCTGGTGCCCAGAGCAGTGAGCCCCAGGTCCTCTCCACAGGCCTGGGGTGTGGCCCTCGGCTCGCTGGCCGTGGGCTGTGTCCAGAGCCGGCTGATCCTCCGGCCTCCTGCAACCTCTCTGCCTGGcagcctctccttccctcctccgtGGCTGACGCTGTGggctgctctgccacttacttgtgTCCAGGGGAGGCTGGCCTTGTGCCGGCCTGGCCTGCTGGCTGCCCGGGGCTTTGCGCAGCCTGAGCCCTGGAAGGAGCCGGTTTGGCCAAGCCCACAGAGCCCAGAGAGCCTGCTGGCCCCAGCCTCGCACCGTCCCCTGGGCGGCCGGGCCAGCTCTGCACTTCCGTTTCCTCAGCCGAGGCGGGCCGACGCCGCGGTTGTGAGGATTACACAAGTCAACTGTGCAGAGCCTCTGTCGCCGGGCCGCGCTCAGCTCTTGGTAGATTCTCCTCCATCCTCTGAAGCCCCAGTTCGCACCTGTAAACCGAGGACGTGCTGGCCTTGGCCTTCAGCCTTCAGTGCGGCCGGAGCTCCTAGGGTGGCGAGGTCTGGGAAGGCCTCGCTGAGGCGGCCCTGGTGCTTGCCCTGTCGTCTCTCCCGAAGCTGGTGACGGCGAGTTCCAGGCGCTGCTGGACATCTGGTTCCCGGAGAAGAAGCCCCTGCCCACGGCCTTCTTGGTGGACACGTCGGAAGAGGCGCTGCTGCTGCCCGACTGGCTGAAGTTGCGCATGATCCGCTCGGAGGTTCCGCGCCTGGTGGACGCCGGTACGGCTTGGGCGCGGCTCGAGAGGGCAGAACCGGGCCTTGCCtcctgctgtgggcctgggtgtGTGTTCTAGCTGTTGCCCGTGAGAGAGGACGGCTCGGGGGCCTCTGGTGGGTTCCGGGGCGTCTGTTATTCAGCAGATGTTTGTGGCGCTGTCAGTGCCCTGACAGGTGCCCGCAGGCCCTTGTGGTCAGGCGGGGAGGCTGAGAGCCTCCAGTGAGAAGTGGTGCTGGAGGAGGAACGAAGAAGACCAAGTGGTCCAGGGATtcggaggggaggaggaggggctggggcctcCGAGCTGGTTCTGGGGTGCAGAGTGGCCCCGGGCAGTCCGCAGTGAGGAGGAAGGGCATCCGCCCGTGGTCAGCATGGTATCCAGCAGGGGTGGCAGGCCGGGCAGTTTGGGGGGTGGCTTGGCTTGGGAAGCGCAGCAGGACACACTCAGGGGAGCCTTGACTCTGAGCTGGAGGGAGCGCAGGGCTGGCCCGCAGCCTCAGGACGCAGGGTGGGGGGCCTGAGGACCCAGCAGCCACACTTGGAGCTGCcctctgggccctgggccccgCCAGGCCCCGCGGGCCAGGGTCACCAGGTGGCAGTCGCTGAGTGAGAGCCACCCTCAGCCCTGCAGGACCTGGAGCCCCAGCAGCTGCTGCTGTTCGTGCAGTCCTTCGGCATCCCTGTGTCCAGTATGAGCAAACTTCTCCAGTATCTGGACCAGGCGGTGGCCCACGACCCCCAGACCCTGGAGCAGAACATCATGGACAAGAGTGAGAGCCGGGGTCCTCGCCCGAACACCCCGGGCCCGCCGTGGGGCTGCGGTTGGAGAGCCAGGCTGTGGGTGGAGTGGAACAGCCCCAGGGCAGGGACTGCGAGCAGGAGGGTGGAGCTGCGTCCACCCCTCGGGTtggagggtggagggagctgCGGGCGCTGCCTGATTCTCTGTGGAAAGAGCCTGTCGCCCAGCTTCCCGGGTCCTGGGGAGGCTTGGAGCTCTGCGGGCACCGTGCGGAGGGCTTCCCTCCTCCCTGGGGGCCCGTGTTTACCTGTGGCTGCCCCCCTGCAGATTACATGGCTCACCTGGTCGAGGTCCAGCACGAGCGAGGGGCGTCCGGAGGCCAGACTTTCCACTCCCTGCTCACAGCCTCCCTGCCCGTCCGGCGAGGTACCCACCCATCCCGGCTCGCACGGCCACTCGGGAAGCGTCTGCTTCTGCCCGGCGTCCGGGCTCCTGCTTATGGGCCCACGGGCGAGGCTGGGGGTCCCGGGGAGAGAGCCCTCTGCAGGGCCTGGGAGCCCGCTCCTCTCTGGGCGGTGGGCCGCCGGGCGAGCCCGGCCGTGGTCGGCATGGTCCCCGCCACAGCTGGCCGTGATGGCCTCTCAGCCGCCCTGCTCTTCCTTCCCTGCAGACAGCACGGAGGCACCGAAACCCAAGAGCAGCCCGGAGCAGCCACCGGGCCAGGGCAGGCCCCGGGCCGTGACACAGGTGCGGGTTCTGGGCCCCGAGGACGACCTGGCCAGCATGCTCCTGCAGGTACGGCCCCCTCTGCCCCGGCCCCTCCTCCCGCCTGGAATCCACAGCCAGGGGTTCCCTGGGCACGTGTGTTCTCGCCCCCTCCTCATGGTGACAGGCGCTGCAGAGCAGCGGTGTGCGCTTTCCATCTTCACGCTTACACGCCCGTATGCGCACGTGTGTGCCTTTCCTGGGCCTGTTGCCATGGGCCTCGTCCCAGTCCTTggcccccaccccacgcccctcAGGAGAGTCTGCTGGGGACCGGGCACGCCAGTGCCAACTGCCGGCAGCCTCTGTGGGGTCGGGGTGTGGGCTGAGAGGAGGGCTCTGGGGAAGGCCCCACCTGGCAGCCGCGTGGTCCTGATGGCTGCCTCTCTCCAGATCTTCCCGCTGAGCCCGAGCCCGCGGTGGCAGAGCTCCAGCGCGCGCCCTGTAGCCCTGGCGCTGCAGCAGGCCCTGGGCCGGGAGCTGGCGCGAGTCCGCCAGGGGAGCCCCGAGGTGCCAGGCGTCGCGGTGCGCCTCCTGCAGGCCCTCGCCACCCTGCTGAACTCCCCGCACGGCGGCGCCCTGGTCATGGTCATGCACCAGAACCACTTCCTCGCCTGCCCTCTGATGCGCCAGCTCTGCCAGTACCAGGTAGGCCCTGGCACGGCCCTGCGCCTCGCTCCCCGAGTCCCCGCGCCCGGGCTCTGCCTCGCGTGGCCAAGGCCCCCGTCCCGTCCCCCAGGCTCGGGGCTCCTGTGGCCAGGCCTGCTCGGGCCCCGGCTGACCGGGTGCCCTGACGCTGTCCCGTGGCCTCAGCTCTTGCCCCTAAGTGAAGAGACGCAGCTTTTGCTGCGGGTCTGGGGGTACGTCCCCTGCTCCTGTGACAGAAGCTTCCCGTGAGCATGTTGGGCTTTCACCACGTCCCCCACCTGGTTTCGGTAGTTTTGCCACGTTCGCCTTACTTGCCCCTGTGCGTGCCCACGTGTGTGCTACCTCCTTGGTCGTTTCTCTCTGAGCCCTGTGAGGACAGGAGGCAGCAGACCCCTCATGGGCTGTGGGTATGGGCGCTGGAGGGGCCCCTGCTGTGGCAGGCGGGATGGTTCCGCCCGGCCCTGGTCCTGTCTGAGCCGTGCTGCGCTGTCCCCAGCGCTGTGTGCCCCAGGACACCGGCTTCTCGTCGCGCTTCCTCAAAGTGCTCGTGCAGACCCTGCAGTGGCTGGACAGCCCCGCCGTGGAGGCCGGGCCTCTGCAGGCCCAGCTCAAGCTGTTTGCCGCCCAGTACTCGGCACGGCGCCGGATCAGCGATGGTGAGGCAGGGTTAATGGTGCCGGCGGGGGTCCTGGGCTCTTGGCCGTCGCGTCGGGGGGACCGGGGCCTTGTTCCCTGATGGGTCCCGGGTGGCATCAGGGTGAGTGGGGCCCAGAGGTTTGGGGGTCGGGGCACTGGGAAGGCCCCCCAGGGGGGAGCGTATGTGTGGGAACCGAGGGGAGTCGCCTGCCCGGCACCCCTGGCAAGAGTCCCGTGGGTCACACAGCGCTCCCCTGCAGTGCGGAGCGGGTTCCTGCACCTGGCAGAGGCCCTGACGTTCCGCGGGGACCCGGAAGTGGTCAGCTCCACCATCCGCGCCATCGCGGCCACCCTCAAGTCTGGGGAGGGGTGTGACGTGGAGCCCGAGCTTATCAGCAAAGGTACTCGAGCCCCGGGCGCCCCAAAGACCCCGCCTCGCCGCCCCGCATACAGGTCCCTCTCCTGGGCGCCCCCAGAACAGGGCCCAGGGGCGGGGCTCTCTGTCCTCGCGTCCGGTGGCCCCCCGAGCTGGAGTGACACAGGGGCCCTCTCTGCCCCACCCTCAGTCCTCCGGGGTCTGGTTGCCGTGAGGTCGCCTCACCTGGAGGAGCTGCTGGCCGCGATCTTCTCCGCTGCCTCCACCTTCCCGGCCTCGGGGCCCGTGTCCGTGGTGAGCTCACTGCTGCTGCAGGAGAAGGGGGAGCCCCCGGCCCTGGGGAAGCAGGACTCTGACGGCTGCAGGTGAGCCGGCGGGGCGGTGGCCGGCTGGGAGGGGGAGCGGGGGGCGGCCCTGGCCGGCCGTGTCTGAGCCCACCCCACCTTCCCTGCAGCCTGGAGGCTGTGTGGCTGGGACCCTGCTCGGGGCTCCTTGTCGACTGGCTGGAGATGCTGGACCCCGAGGTGGTCAGCAGCTGCCCTGACCTGCAGCAGCGGCTGCTGTTCTCCCAGAGCACAAAGGTGGGCCTCGTTCGCGCACGGCGCCCTGGGCCCACAGTCCGCCCGGCAGCCCCAGGGTGGGGTTGGCTCTCTTTCAGTTCCAGCAGATCCGAGGCCAGAGTCTCAGTGGCCAGACAGGTCCCATGTTTCCTCTGAGTGGGTCACCACAACTGGCCAGATCTGGCCACGGAGGCgggcgggggggtgggtgggttggTCCTTTGTGGGCTCAGGTCCTCACGGGGCACGAGGCGGTAGGGGGAGTGGAGCTTAGCACCCCGTGACGAGGGGTGGGGTCCTCAGAGGGGTCGGAGCCCACGTCAGGGCTCTGCGGGGGTGGTGGGGTCCCCTAGCTCACCTGGCCGTGGGGAAGGTGAGGAAACGCTGACCAGATGgccggggaggggctgggcatCCCCTGCCTGTGATCCCGCCGCGTGCTGGTGGGTCTGCGCTTCTGAGAGAGGCGGTCACGCTCCCGCGCCCCCCGCCTGCCCAGGTGTTCCCACCCCCAGGGTTTTGCTCGCGTGTCTCCTGGTCTCTGAGGAGTGGATTCGGTTCAGCCCGCGCTTAATCTGCGGAGTGACCGGCCGGGCTGGGTGGCTTCCCGGGCGGGAGCCTCGGGTCTGCCTCGAAACGGACACCTTCCTCTGCTCTGTGCTGGCACACGTGGGCTGTCACCTGCTGACGCTACCTGGCAGAGCCGTCAGCCCGGCGGGGACCATCCCAggtttcctccctccccagggcaaAGGCCATCCTGGCCCGCAGGTGCCGTCTTTCCGACCCTACCTCTTAGCCCTGCTCACGCACCAGTCCAACTGGTCCACGCTGCACCAGTGTATCCACATCCTGCTGGGCAAGAACCGGGAGCAGAGGTGAGTCCCCCAGACCTCTGTCCCCCACCGGCAGGTCTGTTCCTGCCACAGGCAGCGTGGGCCTTGGGGTGCCATGTGGCAGCCGCCCTGCCCAGACTCCTCCAGGAGCCGAGTTCAGAGGGCAGTGTCGGGGGCCTTGGTGGGAGGGATCTGATCCAGCACCCTTCCCCCGGCGTCCTCAGGAACCGAGGCCCTCTTGCCTGGCCCGGTGTCCCTTCTCTGGGTGACCAGCAGGCAGACAGTCGGCTTCCCTGTCCTCCGGTCGCGTGAATGGCTGGCGTCTGTGCTGTGCTGCGGGGGTGCCAGAGGCCCCTGTGCGCGGCTGCGAGCGTGGGGCGGGGCGGGACCGACCTTAGCTTTGCCACTGTGAGCTGCAGAGGGGTCAGGTGGGGCGGCCCGCGGCCCCTGACAGCTGACCTGggccccaccccccgcctccctctgcctggagacaCGCCTGGTGCTCAGCCAGGTCCCCTCGCTTCCTCCAGGTTTGACCCCTCGGCCTCCCTGGACTTCCTCTGGGCCTGCATCCACATTCCTCGAATCTGGCAGGGCAGGGACCAGCGCACCCCTCAGGCAGGTTTTGGGGTGTCCCCCGCCCACAGGGTGGGGTGGCGGGCGGACGTGGCGAGACGCGCCCGGGTCTGACCGGCGGTGCCTGGCTGCAGAAGCGGCGGGAGGAGCTGGTGCTGCGCGTCCAGGCCCCGGAGCTCATCGGCCTGGCGGAGCTGATCCTGGCGGAGGCAGAGGCCAGGAGCCAGGACGGGGACAGCAGCGCCTGCAGCCTTCTCCAGGCCCGCCTGCCCCTGCTGCTCAGCTGCTGCCGCGGTGGTGACGAGGGCGTCAGGAAGGTGACGGCGCACCTGACGAGCTGCATCCAGCAGTGGGCTGACAGGTGAGGGTGCGGGACCCCGGGCTCCGGAGCCCCCGCCTGTCCCCTTGCCCTTGTGCTGGGAGGCCGCCGCTCAGACGTGAGCACCGTGGAAGCGAGCCCAGGCCGCCAGCGGGGGTGGGGTAGGGCCGAGGGGCCTGGCACGCCAGCTCTGCACGCAGTGGGAACAGCGGCTCCCCGGTCCCGTGGCCACCCCGAGTCTGGTCTCTGGTCTCTCGCAGCATGCTGGGCAGGCATTGCCGAGACCTGCTCGTGTACCTCTACCTGCAGCGGCCAGACCTCCGGGTGCCTGTGCCTGGCGTCCTGCTGCACAGCGAAGGGGCCGCCAGCAGCAGCGTCTGCAAGGTAAAGCCCTCCGGGGTCACTGGGGCCGCCTTTGTCCTTCACTTGGAGGTAGAAATGCTAACTTCTCAGGTCTAAAGATAAAACAGGCGCCTGGTGAGTGTCGATGGCACATCTGAGGGCAGAGCCTGCCCTGCCGCCCTCGCCTGTCCGACCTCTCGAAGGGTCTGGAAACGATCTTTTCCTCCTCCAAGAAGTCCTCTGGGTGTGGAGCCGAGGAGAGTGGGTGTCCCCCCTCGTTCCCTGATAAGGGACCGTTGACTGCAACAGGCCGGGTGGTGCGTGTGTGACGGTGTTGCATGCGTCCCAGCACCCCCATCCCTTCCCGGCTGCCTGCCGTGGTGCTGGCCTTTGGCCCAGCGTGGGTCCTCCGTGCGCGGGTCTGCGTGGCATCTGCCTTCACCTCCCTTGGGTGATGGCGGGGGAAGGGGGGTCTGGTGGGCCCCCTGCCCGTGTTCCCTGGGCTGGACCCTGGAGTCGGATCTGCTGCTTGCCCTGCTTCCCGGGACGGGGAGGGAAGTTGATGTTTTTCCAGTTGTGCTTCCTTCCACTTTAGTGTGTTACTTGTTTTGCACTCGTGAAATTATGCTATATCTGTAAGGTTGGTTTTTCTCGTCCAAGCTAACAGGGCTTTTATCCTGTTTGTGCGGAGAGGGTGACCTCACACACCATGTGCTGAGCTTGGCTGGGAGCTCTGGCCACGGCCTCTTGAGCCCCAAGAGCAGCAGAAGGCACTGGGGGAACAGGCGTCTCTGGGTCGCTGCACAGGTCCTTAGGGGCCACACCAGGGCCTTGGGGTCTGGGGGCCTTGGAGCAGGCCGCAGACTGCCCGGGGAGCCCCATCGTAGCCCCTGCGGCGGTGGGCGGCGGACTCGGCGGGGGGCGGACAGGTAGGGTGCGAGGGCTGCAGGCGGCCCCAGCTCTGACCACCCCCGTCCCTCCCAGCTGGACGGCCTCATTCACCGCTTCGTCACCCTCCT includes:
- the INTS1 gene encoding integrator complex subunit 1 isoform X3; the protein is MNRAKPTTVRRPSAAAKPSGHPPPGDFIALGSKGQATESKTASTLLKPAPSSLPSERKRDAAAALAGASALTGLTKRPKLSSTPPLSALGRLAEAAVAEKRAISPSIKEPSVVPIEVPPAVLLDEIEAAELEGNDDRLEGVLCGAVKQLKVTRAKPDSTLYLSLMYLAKIKPNIFATEGVIEALCSLLRRDASINFKAKGNSLVSVLACSLLMAAYEEDENWPEIFVKVYIEDSLGERIWVDSPHCKTFVDNIQTAFNTKMPPKSVLLQGEAGRSGGELSAGSSPHPSLTEEEDSQTELLIAEEKLSPDQEGQPMPRYEELAESVEEYVLDVLRDQLTRRQPIDSVSRNLLRLLTSTCGYKEVRLMAVQKLEMWLQNPKLTRPAQDLLMSVCMNCGTHGPEDVDVISHLIKIRLKPKVLLNHYTLCVRELLNAHRDNLGTTIKFVIFNELSNARNPNNMQTLYAVLQHSSAQAPKFLAMVFQDLLTNKDDYLRASRALLREIIKQTKHEINFQAFCLGLMQERKEPQYLDMEFKERFVVHITDVLAVSMMLGITAQVKEAGIAWDKGEKKNLEVLRSFQNQIAAIQRDAVWWLHTVVPSISKLAPKDYVHCLHKVLFTEQPETYYKWDNWPPESDRNFFLRLCSEVPILEDTLMRILVIGLSRELPLGPADALELADHLVKRAAAVQADDVEVLKVERIQLIDAVLNLCTYHHPENIQLPPGYQPPNLAISTLYWKAWPLLLVIAAFNPENIGLAAWEEYPTLKMLMEMVMTNNYSYPPCTLTDEETRTEMVTRELQVSQREKQEILAFEGHLAAASTKQTITESSSLLLSQLTSLEPQGPPRRPPPHVLDQVKGLNQSLRLGHLLCRSRNPDFLLNIIQRQASSQSMPWLADLVQSSEGSLDVLPVQCLCEFLLHDAADEPASGEEEEEGESREQKAKKRQRQQKQRQLLGRLQDLLLGPRADEQTTCEVLDYFLRRLGSSQVASRVLATKGLSLVLSEGSLRDGEEKEPPTEEDSGDTDALQGYQWLLRDLPRLPLFDSVRTTTALALQQAIHMETDPQTISAYLVYLSQHTPVEEQSQHSDLALDVARLIVERSTIMSHLFSKRSCGARSDAVLAALLSIFSRHVQRMRKSKEGEEVYSWSESQDQVFLRWTSGETATMHILVVHAMVILLTLGPPRAGDGEFQALLDIWFPEKKPLPTAFLVDTSEEALLLPDWLKLRMIRSEVPRLVDAALQDLEPQQLLLFVQSFGIPVSSMSKLLQYLDQAVAHDPQTLEQNIMDKNYMAHLVEVQHERGASGGQTFHSLLTASLPVRRDSTEAPKPKSSPEQPPGQGRPRAVTQVRVLGPEDDLASMLLQIFPLSPSPRWQSSSARPVALALQQALGRELARVRQGSPEVPGVAVRLLQALATLLNSPHGGALVMVMHQNHFLACPLMRQLCQYQRCVPQDTGFSSRFLKVLVQTLQWLDSPAVEAGPLQAQLKLFAAQYSARRRISDVRSGFLHLAEALTFRGDPEVVSSTIRAIAATLKSGEGCDVEPELISKVLRGLVAVRSPHLEELLAAIFSAASTFPASGPVSVVSSLLLQEKGEPPALGKQDSDGCSLEAVWLGPCSGLLVDWLEMLDPEVVSSCPDLQQRLLFSQSTKGKGHPGPQVPSFRPYLLALLTHQSNWSTLHQCIHILLGKNREQRFDPSASLDFLWACIHIPRIWQGRDQRTPQKRREELVLRVQAPELIGLAELILAEAEARSQDGDSSACSLLQARLPLLLSCCRGGDEGVRKVTAHLTSCIQQWADSMLGRHCRDLLVYLYLQRPDLRVPVPGVLLHSEGAASSSVCKLDGLIHRFVTLLADTSDSRAAENRVADANVACRKLAVAHPILLLRHLPMIAALLHGRSHLNFQEFRQQSHLTFFLHVLGILELLQPHVFQSEHQGALWDCLLSFLRLLLNYRKSSRHLAPFISKFVQFTHKYITCNAPAAIAFLQKHSDALHDLSFDSSDLVMLKSLLAGLSLPSRDGRADRGLDEEGEDESSAGPLPLVSISLFTPLTAAEVAPYVKRLSRGQTVEDLLEVLSDVDEMSRRRPEILGFFSTSLQRLMSSAEESCRSLAFSLALRSIQSNPSIAADFLPTFMYCLGSRDFEVAQTALRNLPEYTLLCHEHAAVLLHRAFLVGMYGQMDTSAQISEALRILHMEAVM